A stretch of Paraburkholderia phenazinium DNA encodes these proteins:
- a CDS encoding glycoside hydrolase family 127 protein produces MHTMNDTRTLRPPVVVDAASTRYAHIKPVAVNAVDLKGDFWGPRFATNLERTLPSQWDLLESTGRLNNFRRVFGEYDGPHVGLFFNDSDLYKWLEAASWVVARGPDALLEKRIDEGITLIERAQGEDGYIDSYFCLEREGERWTNLRDLHEMYCAGHLIQAAVAHHRATGQRRLLNVAVRVADLLCERFGPKSEGKIEDIDGHEEIEMALIELARETGHERYLKLARFFIEARGHGLLTGGRFGDAYFQDDVPFEKMEALAGHAVRALYMACGVTDLYLETGEAALLPRLETLWSRLTAQRMYITGGVGSRHDGEAIGANYELPNAQAYTETCAAIGSMMWCHRLLAATGNARYADLFEWTLYNGMLPGWSLDGQAYYYVNPLEDDGGHRRQPWYYCACCPPNVARTVASLPGYVYGTDADSIYVQLYMESDARIDFSGHTVKLRQQTRYPWDGVVEIGIDAQAEFALKLRVPGWVDGAGGLIAAQGQSAATAHPNLPVSVAVNGNAVDATPDANGYIAIRRLWEQGDSVRLELPMTARIWQSHPKVAENRGRIALSRGPVLYCVEHADMPGLDLDELYVDPQRIETEWREQQLGGVVVLKGTARRQEIESDWSSSLYRPLNPATRATEGARPGETTFVAIPYFTWHNRESGPMKVWLNYRGE; encoded by the coding sequence ATGCACACCATGAACGATACGAGAACCTTGCGCCCACCTGTCGTTGTTGATGCAGCATCTACCCGCTATGCGCACATCAAACCCGTGGCGGTCAATGCAGTCGACCTGAAAGGCGATTTCTGGGGGCCACGGTTTGCGACCAATCTCGAGCGGACCCTGCCAAGCCAGTGGGATCTCCTCGAAAGCACTGGGCGGCTCAACAACTTCCGGCGGGTGTTCGGTGAGTACGACGGCCCGCACGTGGGGCTGTTCTTCAACGACAGCGACCTGTACAAATGGCTCGAAGCAGCGTCGTGGGTCGTCGCGCGTGGGCCCGATGCGCTGCTCGAGAAACGTATCGATGAGGGCATCACCCTGATCGAGCGTGCGCAGGGCGAAGACGGTTATATCGACAGCTATTTCTGCCTGGAACGCGAAGGCGAACGCTGGACCAACCTGCGTGATCTTCATGAGATGTACTGTGCGGGCCATCTGATCCAGGCTGCGGTGGCCCACCATCGTGCGACTGGCCAGCGCCGCCTGCTCAATGTTGCCGTCCGTGTCGCCGACCTGTTGTGCGAGCGCTTCGGTCCGAAATCGGAAGGCAAGATCGAGGACATCGACGGACACGAAGAGATCGAAATGGCGCTCATCGAACTGGCGCGGGAGACGGGACACGAGCGGTATCTCAAGCTTGCACGCTTCTTTATCGAGGCACGCGGTCACGGCCTTCTCACAGGCGGCCGCTTCGGTGACGCGTACTTCCAGGACGACGTGCCGTTCGAAAAAATGGAAGCGCTTGCCGGGCATGCTGTCCGTGCCTTGTACATGGCATGCGGTGTGACGGATCTCTATCTGGAGACCGGCGAAGCAGCCCTGCTGCCGCGGCTTGAAACGCTCTGGAGCCGGCTGACGGCACAGCGCATGTACATCACCGGCGGCGTCGGCTCACGGCATGATGGAGAGGCGATTGGCGCGAACTACGAGCTGCCGAATGCACAGGCCTATACGGAGACTTGCGCGGCGATAGGCAGCATGATGTGGTGCCATCGTCTGCTGGCCGCAACGGGCAATGCACGTTACGCAGACCTGTTCGAATGGACGCTGTACAACGGCATGCTGCCGGGCTGGTCGCTCGACGGCCAGGCGTACTACTACGTGAACCCTCTGGAGGACGACGGCGGCCATCGCCGGCAACCCTGGTACTACTGTGCATGTTGCCCGCCGAACGTCGCACGCACCGTCGCTTCGCTTCCCGGATATGTCTACGGCACCGATGCCGATTCGATTTACGTGCAGCTGTATATGGAGAGCGATGCGCGTATCGACTTCAGTGGACACACGGTGAAACTGCGCCAGCAGACGCGTTATCCGTGGGACGGTGTGGTTGAGATCGGCATCGACGCGCAAGCGGAGTTCGCGCTGAAGCTGCGGGTTCCGGGGTGGGTGGACGGCGCGGGTGGATTGATCGCGGCGCAAGGGCAATCGGCAGCAACCGCTCACCCGAATCTGCCGGTCTCGGTAGCGGTCAATGGCAACGCGGTCGACGCCACGCCGGACGCGAACGGCTACATTGCGATTCGACGCCTGTGGGAACAAGGCGATTCGGTTCGGCTTGAGCTGCCCATGACGGCCCGTATATGGCAAAGCCATCCTAAGGTGGCCGAGAATCGTGGCCGGATCGCGCTGAGCCGCGGGCCGGTGCTGTACTGCGTCGAGCATGCCGACATGCCCGGTCTCGATCTCGACGAGCTATATGTCGATCCTCAACGCATCGAAACGGAATGGCGTGAGCAACAGCTTGGCGGCGTTGTCGTGCTCAAGGGCACTGCGCGACGGCAGGAAATAGAGTCAGACTGGTCGAGCTCGCTCTACAGGCCGTTGAATCCGGCAACGCGCGCAACCGAAGGAGCGCGGCCTGGAGAAACAACGTTCGTGGCCATCCCCTACTTCACCTGGCACAACCGCGAGAGCGGACCCATGAAGGTGTGGCTGAATTATCGGGGCGAATAA
- a CDS encoding multidrug effflux MFS transporter: MNHTLSGRAGMPAREPNSPRFLLLLICLFASAGQLAIDIYVPALPAMARFFATSPQAIQSSVSGYMAAYAIGQLVFGPVADAYGRKPVLAFGLVIFTIGCLLSLAAPNLETFLLARCLQGFGIAATNLLAKAIITDSFSGQTLVHAFTYMAIAWGLAPIVAPVIGAHLQTWFGWRACLVFLLVYSLVMWALVWRYRETLRRPVHLEPRTLLTNAGKVLSSPVFQSCFLAQGLCYSILLVFNIVGPFMVQNTLHKPPTFFAYLALGIGLMYFLGGLSNRLHSPRLPTAEQRLQIGARMMAAAAIAMLLLALTVGLRIWTLATPVLVMGFCAGAMYPTFMAKGNSLFPHIAGLTSAILGCALLLVSSAMMGLAGFVSVQVLTPLAAFFVILSLTVVWMVMKLLRHLAQLPPEPVVCPGGEAV, encoded by the coding sequence ATGAACCACACTCTCTCAGGCCGCGCCGGCATGCCCGCGCGCGAACCTAACTCGCCGCGCTTTCTGTTGCTCCTGATCTGCCTGTTCGCCTCAGCCGGACAGCTCGCGATCGACATTTACGTACCCGCGTTACCCGCAATGGCACGTTTCTTCGCGACTTCGCCTCAAGCGATCCAGTCGAGCGTGTCCGGCTACATGGCCGCTTATGCGATCGGTCAGCTCGTCTTCGGGCCCGTAGCCGATGCATACGGACGCAAGCCCGTACTTGCATTCGGCCTCGTAATTTTTACAATCGGCTGCCTGTTGTCGCTCGCTGCGCCGAATCTGGAGACCTTCCTCCTCGCCCGCTGTCTGCAGGGCTTCGGTATCGCCGCGACCAACCTGCTCGCGAAAGCGATCATCACCGATTCGTTCTCCGGGCAGACACTGGTACATGCATTCACCTACATGGCGATCGCGTGGGGACTCGCGCCGATCGTGGCGCCCGTGATCGGCGCGCATCTGCAAACGTGGTTTGGCTGGCGCGCCTGTCTTGTCTTCCTGCTCGTCTATTCGCTAGTGATGTGGGCATTGGTGTGGCGCTATCGCGAGACGTTGCGGCGGCCGGTACATCTGGAACCGCGCACGCTATTGACGAACGCGGGCAAGGTGCTCTCGAGTCCGGTGTTCCAGAGCTGCTTTCTCGCGCAGGGGCTGTGCTACAGCATCCTGCTCGTGTTCAACATCGTCGGGCCGTTCATGGTGCAGAACACCTTGCACAAACCGCCGACCTTTTTCGCTTACCTCGCGCTCGGCATCGGCTTGATGTACTTCCTGGGCGGTCTGTCGAACCGCCTGCACAGCCCGCGTCTGCCGACCGCCGAGCAGCGGTTGCAGATCGGTGCGCGCATGATGGCCGCTGCCGCGATCGCCATGCTGCTGCTTGCGCTGACGGTCGGCCTGCGCATCTGGACACTCGCTACGCCCGTGCTCGTAATGGGATTCTGCGCCGGCGCGATGTATCCCACGTTTATGGCCAAGGGCAATTCGCTGTTCCCGCATATTGCCGGCCTGACGAGCGCGATCCTTGGGTGTGCGCTGCTGCTGGTGTCGTCGGCGATGATGGGGCTCGCCGGCTTCGTGTCGGTGCAGGTCCTGACGCCGCTCGCAGCGTTCTTTGTGATCCTCTCGCTCACCGTCGTCTGGATGGTGATGAAGCTGCTGCGACATCTGGCGCAACTACCGCCGGAGCCTGTGGTGTGCCCGGGCGGCGAAGCGGTGTGA
- a CDS encoding extracellular catalytic domain type 1 short-chain-length polyhydroxyalkanoate depolymerase has product MKMNEDFLSSMQEAMRLLRTAGPLEATAAIQRALRDSDSDGDGAGRQGSTTAQPPAATRDVPPPRDSTAAGSRFARTHATDASSHPHVARQTNVEDCGYFIERAYTNEAGQRKYKLYVPSGYRDTPLPLIVMLHGCTQDADDFALGTRMNALAERHDCLVAYPIQPQRANASKCWNWFKPGDQQRERGEPSLIAGITRDVMASYSVDPARVYVAGLSAGGAMAAVMIHSYPELYAAAGIHSGLPYRCAHDLPSALAAMKGGKPIRRGPLADRRDGPDMPKRPLIVFHGDADATVHPSNGGELVREFSAGISPVDEVPERRAGMRACTRRRLTAANGVDAEYWAIHGAPHAWAGGSARGTYTDASGPDASAEMMRFFLAHPQQRP; this is encoded by the coding sequence ATGAAGATGAACGAAGATTTCCTGTCCTCGATGCAGGAAGCGATGCGTCTGCTGCGTACGGCTGGGCCGCTCGAAGCTACCGCAGCGATTCAACGAGCGCTGCGCGATAGCGATAGCGATGGCGACGGAGCCGGCAGGCAAGGCTCCACGACGGCTCAGCCGCCTGCTGCTACACGCGATGTGCCACCTCCTCGCGACAGCACGGCCGCCGGGAGTCGATTTGCCCGAACGCATGCAACGGATGCGTCCTCACACCCGCATGTTGCCAGGCAGACAAATGTCGAAGACTGCGGATATTTCATTGAGCGCGCTTACACCAATGAAGCGGGACAGCGCAAGTACAAGCTCTACGTGCCCAGCGGCTACAGGGATACACCATTGCCGCTGATCGTGATGTTGCATGGCTGTACCCAGGACGCGGACGATTTCGCATTGGGCACCCGCATGAACGCGCTCGCCGAGCGCCATGACTGTCTCGTGGCGTACCCCATCCAGCCGCAGAGGGCGAACGCGTCGAAATGCTGGAACTGGTTCAAGCCGGGCGACCAGCAGCGCGAGCGCGGCGAGCCCTCGTTGATTGCGGGAATCACCCGTGACGTGATGGCCAGCTACAGCGTCGATCCGGCCCGCGTGTACGTCGCCGGCTTGTCGGCAGGTGGAGCGATGGCCGCAGTGATGATTCACAGCTATCCGGAACTGTATGCCGCAGCGGGAATTCACTCGGGGCTGCCCTATCGCTGCGCGCACGACTTGCCTTCAGCACTTGCCGCGATGAAGGGGGGCAAACCGATACGACGCGGGCCGCTTGCAGACCGTCGCGATGGGCCGGACATGCCGAAGCGGCCGTTGATCGTCTTTCATGGCGACGCGGACGCAACGGTTCACCCGTCCAATGGTGGCGAGCTCGTGCGGGAATTCAGCGCCGGTATTTCACCCGTCGATGAGGTGCCGGAACGCCGCGCAGGCATGCGTGCATGCACACGGCGGCGGCTGACAGCGGCCAACGGCGTGGACGCGGAGTATTGGGCCATTCATGGCGCACCGCACGCATGGGCCGGTGGTAGCGCTCGCGGAACGTACACGGACGCCAGCGGCCCGGATGCCAGCGCCGAGATGATGCGATTCTTTCTCGCGCATCCACAGCAACGGCCATAA
- a CDS encoding CopG family transcriptional regulator, which yields MNKHKPQDSLVVAPRPKGGETEKITINLGPVDLGQIDLLVEEGFYSNRTDLIRTAIRNQLATHAQTVSETVTRRALVLGLQHFSRQDLESARAARQRLNIHVLGLASIASDVTPELALATIESVVVLGAFHASPAVKAALAGRIS from the coding sequence ATGAACAAACACAAACCGCAGGATTCGCTTGTCGTCGCACCTCGTCCAAAGGGCGGGGAGACCGAGAAGATCACCATTAATCTCGGCCCGGTCGACCTCGGCCAGATCGATCTGCTGGTCGAAGAAGGCTTTTACTCGAACCGCACCGATCTGATTCGCACGGCGATCAGAAACCAGTTGGCGACCCACGCCCAGACTGTCAGTGAGACGGTCACACGCCGGGCGTTGGTGCTGGGTCTGCAGCACTTCTCCAGGCAAGACCTGGAATCGGCACGAGCAGCCAGACAGCGTCTGAATATTCATGTGCTGGGACTTGCCAGCATTGCATCCGACGTCACCCCTGAACTCGCGCTTGCCACGATCGAGTCGGTCGTGGTGCTCGGCGCATTCCACGCATCACCCGCGGTCAAGGCAGCGTTAGCCGGAAGAATCAGCTAG